Proteins found in one Roseovarius pelagicus genomic segment:
- a CDS encoding SDR family NAD(P)-dependent oxidoreductase yields the protein MTRSFAPATYPGLEGRAVLNTGGAKGIGYAMANAFARHGADLLLMDMDADALATAAKTLRRDFPHVRIETYAGSVTDEAAVEAACAACEEAFGRVDILLTNAGISMNRPSTELTLNEWRRAVDVNLTGTFICAQAAARRMIAQKDGVILNTASMWGLASSPGRAAYCASKAGVISLTEVLADEWAEHGIRVNAICPGYIRTALTDELIGKGTLDLARIETRTPQGRMGTPEEVAEMAVYLASDAAVFVTGHAHLSDGGFLVRTF from the coding sequence ATGACACGCAGTTTTGCCCCCGCCACCTATCCCGGCCTAGAGGGTCGCGCCGTTCTGAACACTGGCGGTGCCAAAGGCATCGGCTATGCTATGGCCAACGCCTTCGCGCGTCATGGCGCGGATCTGCTGCTGATGGACATGGACGCCGACGCGCTGGCAACGGCTGCCAAAACACTGCGTCGTGACTTTCCGCATGTTCGGATCGAAACCTACGCTGGCTCTGTCACCGATGAGGCCGCTGTCGAGGCGGCCTGTGCCGCGTGTGAGGAGGCCTTTGGCCGGGTAGACATTCTGCTGACCAATGCCGGTATTTCGATGAACAGGCCCAGCACGGAATTGACGCTGAACGAATGGCGCCGTGCCGTAGACGTCAACCTGACCGGTACATTCATTTGCGCACAGGCCGCCGCACGGCGCATGATTGCGCAAAAGGATGGCGTGATCCTGAACACAGCGTCTATGTGGGGTCTTGCGTCGTCGCCGGGGCGTGCGGCCTATTGCGCGTCAAAGGCGGGTGTTATTTCCCTGACTGAAGTATTGGCGGATGAATGGGCCGAGCACGGCATCCGCGTCAACGCCATCTGTCCCGGCTATATCCGTACCGCCCTGACCGACGAGTTGATCGGCAAAGGAACGCTTGATCTGGCGCGCATCGAAACACGCACGCCACAAGGCCGGATGGGCACCCCCGAGGAGGTCGCCGAAATGGCGGTCTATCTGGCGTCCGATGCTGCCGTATTCGTCACAGGCCACGCGCACCTGTCCGATGGCGGGTTCCTCGTGCGCACATTCTAA
- a CDS encoding ABC transporter substrate-binding protein — translation MRLDVMLRTTVAACAILGAPGAFADVTFGALYPFSGQLALLGEESARGLELAVDEMNAAGGVQGEQIVLERGDAVDNNQAIGEARRLISREEVKAIFGSYSSSRSIAASQVAELNGIPYFELGAVADEVTGRGLEYLFRVNPTAENMGETIINMVVDKVAPGAGVAAGDLKIAIIHEDSSYGTSVAGHQKRFAEEKGLNIVVEQSYPASTVDMSSIVLDLKQRGVDVVLQCSYQNDSVLFLQQAHEADFKPLAIIGGGGGYSMQPTAEAVGHDVIDGVLNTDFTQYIVNKEFTPGIDDFLAAYQEKYGTAPRSGHSLTNYVGAMAVLQALNEADGFEADTILETVRGIDIAEGSTAAGYGVKFGENNQNVRARMMGLQWQDGKLVTVYPDDAAAAEFRMNK, via the coding sequence ATGAGACTTGATGTAATGTTACGGACGACGGTTGCGGCTTGTGCGATTTTGGGCGCGCCTGGAGCGTTTGCGGATGTGACTTTTGGCGCGCTTTATCCGTTCAGCGGTCAGTTGGCACTGCTTGGTGAGGAGAGTGCGCGGGGGCTTGAGCTTGCGGTTGACGAGATGAACGCGGCGGGCGGTGTCCAGGGCGAGCAGATCGTGCTGGAGCGTGGCGATGCTGTGGACAACAACCAGGCGATTGGCGAGGCGCGGCGGTTGATCTCGCGCGAAGAGGTCAAGGCGATTTTCGGCAGCTATTCGTCGTCGCGGTCGATCGCGGCGAGCCAGGTGGCCGAACTGAACGGGATCCCCTATTTTGAGCTTGGCGCGGTTGCCGACGAGGTGACGGGGCGCGGCCTTGAGTATCTGTTCCGTGTCAATCCGACGGCCGAGAACATGGGCGAGACGATTATCAACATGGTCGTCGACAAGGTGGCTCCGGGGGCGGGCGTCGCGGCTGGTGACCTGAAGATCGCGATCATCCACGAGGACAGCAGCTATGGCACGTCGGTGGCCGGTCACCAGAAGCGTTTTGCCGAGGAGAAGGGCCTGAACATCGTCGTCGAGCAGTCCTATCCGGCGTCGACGGTCGATATGTCGTCGATCGTTCTGGACCTCAAGCAGCGCGGCGTGGACGTGGTTCTGCAATGTTCGTATCAGAACGATTCGGTGCTGTTTTTGCAGCAGGCGCACGAGGCGGATTTCAAGCCACTGGCGATCATCGGGGGCGGGGGCGGCTATTCGATGCAGCCGACGGCCGAGGCGGTTGGCCATGACGTGATCGACGGTGTTCTGAACACCGACTTCACTCAGTATATCGTGAACAAGGAGTTCACGCCGGGGATCGACGATTTTCTGGCGGCATATCAGGAGAAATACGGCACCGCCCCGCGTTCGGGTCACTCGCTGACGAACTATGTGGGTGCGATGGCGGTGCTTCAGGCGCTGAACGAGGCGGACGGGTTCGAGGCCGATACGATTCTTGAGACGGTTCGCGGGATTGACATTGCGGAGGGGTCGACCGCTGCGGGTTATGGTGTGAAGTTCGGTGAGAACAACCAGAACGTGCGTGCGCGGATGATGGGCCTGCAATGGCAGGACGGCAAGCTGGTGACGGTCTATCCGGATGATGCTGCGGCAGCAGAGTTTCGGATGAACAAGTAA
- a CDS encoding SDR family NAD(P)-dependent oxidoreductase, producing MNASFDFKDQTLVLTGATGGIGRTIAQLFHLSGANLVLSDHDADALSAFADSFGETKRIATRAGDAADPATADALVDMAAKRFGGIDFLIPGAGIYPSEPFAEMSDDQWRRTLSINLDGVFYICRRAVPHLRDRSAIVHLTSLAAHRGAQTNAHYAATKGAIGAFSRSLARELAPKTRSNAIAPGIIETPMIGDFMKVRADETLKSTPLRRLGQPEEVASVAAFLCSDAAGFVTGETIQVNGGLYMVA from the coding sequence ATGAACGCAAGTTTCGACTTTAAGGACCAGACACTGGTTCTGACCGGTGCAACGGGTGGCATCGGGCGCACCATCGCGCAGCTGTTTCATCTTTCGGGTGCCAATCTGGTGCTGAGCGATCACGATGCAGATGCGCTATCGGCCTTTGCTGATAGCTTTGGTGAAACAAAGCGTATCGCCACTAGGGCGGGCGACGCGGCAGATCCGGCCACCGCGGACGCGCTGGTCGATATGGCTGCGAAACGGTTCGGTGGTATTGATTTTCTGATTCCCGGTGCCGGTATCTATCCGTCAGAGCCTTTTGCAGAGATGAGCGATGATCAATGGCGTCGTACCCTTTCGATCAACCTCGACGGGGTGTTCTATATCTGTCGCCGCGCCGTGCCGCATCTGCGCGACAGGTCGGCCATCGTACATCTTACATCGCTCGCGGCGCATCGCGGTGCGCAGACCAACGCGCACTACGCCGCCACAAAGGGCGCGATTGGCGCGTTCAGTCGCAGCCTCGCGCGTGAGCTGGCTCCGAAAACCCGTAGCAACGCCATTGCACCGGGCATTATCGAGACGCCGATGATTGGTGATTTCATGAAGGTGCGAGCCGATGAAACGCTAAAATCAACGCCTTTGCGCCGCCTTGGCCAGCCCGAAGAGGTGGCCAGCGTCGCCGCGTTCCTGTGTTCGGACGCCGCCGGGTTTGTTACCGGCGAAACGATACAGGTCAACGGCGGCCTCTACATGGTCGCTTAA
- a CDS encoding GMC family oxidoreductase yields the protein MAAMQSSATSTIECDYLVIGGGSAGSVLANRLSKDPKNRVVLVEAGRDQPPDRVEPELLSSYPRAAYFDPKNTWPDLKVTWVSSPQNKPDFIKKQTRYEQARVMGGGSSINDMQANRGLPLDYDEWADLGAKGWAWDDVLPYFRKLERDMDYDGPLHGKEGRIPVRRISQDAWPEFSNAVAASFDAAGFEALKDQNAQFGDGYFPISISNAYDRRVSAATAYLDTSARRRPNLTILPNTTVLGLLRNGTQFRGAQALTPDGTLRINATETVISAGALHSPAMLMRAGVGPADVLKSAGVDVVADRNGVGRNLQEHPALSVSAFINPPARLPETLARHIHVALRYSSGVRDCGPSDMYMFGLSKSGWHPVGKQLGSLVGFINKPHSSGQVTITDPSPEVTPDADFNMLSDYRDTERLKQMVKMSARLFEHPAMQEVSQHTFPSSYSERVRDLNRVTVKNKVLTQILATCLDGPSWLRKNLLRHLVLEGPPLERLLGDEELLDGFVHQSVHGVWHASCTCRMGSETDPDAVVDPTGRVYGVTGLRVADASIMPAVPRANTNIPTIMIGEKMSDHILADTKP from the coding sequence ATGGCTGCAATGCAATCATCAGCTACATCGACAATCGAATGCGACTACCTCGTTATCGGAGGCGGGTCCGCTGGCAGTGTTTTGGCCAACCGGCTCTCGAAAGATCCGAAGAATCGTGTTGTTCTTGTCGAGGCAGGGCGCGATCAGCCGCCCGACAGGGTCGAGCCGGAGTTGCTAAGCAGCTATCCGCGCGCGGCCTATTTTGATCCCAAGAATACATGGCCCGACCTCAAAGTGACTTGGGTCAGTTCGCCGCAGAACAAGCCCGATTTCATCAAGAAACAAACCCGCTACGAGCAAGCCCGCGTTATGGGCGGCGGCTCAAGCATCAACGATATGCAGGCGAACCGTGGCTTACCGCTCGACTATGATGAATGGGCCGATCTCGGTGCCAAGGGCTGGGCGTGGGATGATGTACTTCCCTACTTCAGGAAGCTCGAAAGGGACATGGATTACGATGGTCCCTTGCATGGCAAAGAAGGTCGCATCCCGGTGCGCCGCATCTCGCAGGATGCGTGGCCCGAATTTTCGAATGCAGTAGCAGCGTCTTTCGACGCGGCCGGTTTCGAGGCGCTCAAGGATCAGAACGCACAATTTGGCGACGGCTACTTTCCTATTTCGATCTCAAATGCCTACGATAGGCGGGTATCGGCTGCGACGGCCTATTTGGACACTTCGGCGCGTCGCCGTCCGAACTTAACCATCCTGCCAAACACCACGGTTCTCGGGCTGTTACGCAACGGAACACAGTTTCGCGGCGCGCAGGCTTTAACACCCGATGGCACCTTGCGCATAAACGCGACCGAAACCGTTATTTCTGCGGGGGCACTGCATTCGCCCGCAATGCTGATGCGCGCGGGGGTCGGTCCCGCAGATGTGTTGAAGAGTGCAGGCGTCGACGTTGTCGCGGATCGCAACGGTGTGGGGCGAAATCTACAGGAACACCCGGCGCTTTCGGTGTCGGCATTTATCAATCCCCCTGCGCGCCTGCCTGAGACACTGGCGCGCCATATCCATGTCGCATTGCGCTACAGTTCCGGTGTCCGCGATTGCGGACCAAGCGACATGTACATGTTCGGCCTGAGCAAATCCGGCTGGCACCCGGTCGGCAAACAACTGGGGTCGTTGGTCGGATTCATCAATAAGCCCCACTCCAGCGGTCAGGTCACGATTACAGATCCGTCCCCGGAAGTGACGCCCGATGCAGATTTCAACATGCTGTCGGACTACCGTGACACCGAACGACTAAAGCAGATGGTCAAAATGTCGGCCCGTCTGTTCGAGCATCCTGCGATGCAGGAGGTCAGCCAACATACGTTCCCCTCCAGCTACAGCGAACGGGTTCGGGACCTAAACCGCGTCACGGTAAAGAACAAGGTTCTGACTCAAATTCTGGCGACCTGCCTCGACGGGCCGTCATGGCTGCGCAAGAACCTGTTGCGCCATCTCGTTCTCGAAGGGCCGCCGCTCGAGCGGTTGCTCGGGGATGAAGAATTGCTCGACGGGTTCGTGCATCAGTCCGTGCATGGTGTGTGGCATGCCTCATGCACCTGCCGGATGGGGTCCGAAACAGACCCGGATGCGGTCGTGGATCCGACGGGCCGTGTCTATGGTGTGACTGGGCTGCGGGTAGCGGATGCATCGATCATGCCAGCTGTGCCGCGGGCCAATACCAATATCCCAACCATCATGATCGGCGAAAAGATGAGCGATCATATCCTCGCCGACACAAAACCATAA
- a CDS encoding amidohydrolase family protein: MARWILAVPTSPRLMPKAEIVCPGFVDNHVHVLGGGGGLGFASRAPELQTSQLVRGGITSVIGMLGFDATTKDMASLVAKTKAFVQDGISAYCITGATLEHPIPTLTGRIRTDIAFVDEIIGVGEISISELGYGYDSFGEGAQYIAKAAVEGLLAGRLAGKSGYLCLQVPPYLSEVLKPIFEVLDKTGIPITQFLPSHVNQTDEYMSDAINWGNRNGYVDIGANYSPENNFSRSTLPSKAYGILREGGVPANRITMSSDGNGAPPKEEAGEKSPVVANYMPVRSLHRVWKRWVRDEGVSIEDALAPVTSNPAAIAGLSRKGRIAVGGDADLLILNEDLEIDTVIARGQPHFRSGAMVRTGMFDATIRDEMGTAQHVVGG; encoded by the coding sequence GTGGCACGCTGGATTTTAGCGGTGCCGACGTCTCCGAGATTGATGCCGAAGGCCGAGATCGTCTGCCCCGGTTTCGTGGACAACCATGTTCACGTTCTGGGCGGCGGCGGCGGCCTCGGCTTTGCCAGCCGCGCGCCCGAGCTTCAGACCAGCCAACTTGTTCGGGGGGGTATCACGTCCGTCATCGGAATGCTCGGCTTTGATGCGACAACCAAAGACATGGCTTCTTTGGTCGCTAAAACCAAGGCATTTGTGCAGGATGGTATCAGTGCCTATTGCATCACCGGCGCTACGCTTGAGCACCCCATTCCCACACTGACCGGGCGCATCCGTACGGACATCGCCTTTGTCGACGAGATCATCGGCGTTGGCGAAATCTCAATCTCAGAGCTTGGATATGGCTATGACAGCTTTGGCGAGGGCGCACAGTATATCGCCAAGGCGGCCGTCGAAGGGTTGTTGGCTGGGCGTCTTGCGGGCAAGTCGGGCTACCTTTGCCTACAGGTGCCACCCTATCTCTCGGAGGTCCTAAAGCCCATTTTCGAGGTGCTGGACAAAACTGGGATTCCGATCACCCAGTTCCTGCCGTCGCACGTCAACCAGACCGATGAATACATGAGCGATGCGATCAACTGGGGCAACCGTAACGGGTATGTCGATATTGGCGCGAACTATTCACCCGAAAACAATTTTTCCCGCTCTACGCTGCCGTCCAAGGCATACGGCATCCTGCGCGAAGGCGGAGTGCCGGCCAACCGGATCACGATGAGTTCGGACGGGAACGGCGCACCGCCCAAGGAAGAGGCCGGTGAAAAAAGCCCCGTGGTTGCCAACTACATGCCGGTGCGCTCGCTGCACCGCGTATGGAAGCGCTGGGTGCGCGACGAAGGTGTGAGCATTGAAGATGCGCTCGCACCTGTGACAAGCAACCCCGCCGCAATTGCCGGGCTGTCGCGCAAGGGACGCATTGCAGTCGGTGGCGACGCGGATTTGCTTATCCTGAATGAAGATCTGGAAATTGACACGGTCATTGCCCGTGGTCAGCCTCATTTCCGATCCGGAGCAATGGTGCGCACCGGAATGTTCGATGCGACGATCCGCGATGAGATGGGCACGGCCCAACATGTCGTCGGAGGCTGA
- a CDS encoding GMC family oxidoreductase, whose translation MTDTYDYIIVGGGNAGCVLANRLTVSGKHTVALIEAGEEGQSHWVDVPAGFSKLLTNPRHNWRLVSEPEKNTMNRQIAIPKGRGLGGSTLINGMIYVRGQPQDFDGWAQRGCRGWSFDDVLPYFKKIEDYDAADGPLRARGGPLPLTTVKERPEIGQAFIDAAKAAGHPENDDYNGESQDGFGYYQVNQHSGRRVSAAAAYLDPVRKRGNLAIITGAQVSRILLEGRRAAGIELRQHGQTRQLHARAEVILAAGAFHSPQLLELSGIGDGGVLRAAGIEVAHEAVGVGANYIDHYCTRMNWRVTQPVTLNELTRGLSLVKSVLQYALTHKGILTYGTGLVHGFMRTRPDIAGPDVQLFFMHASYANAAERKLDKLPGMTIGVTQLRPESRGTIHISKPDVATAPTIRPNFLSAAEDRRAMVEGMKMTREVVAQAPMNRFRGAELSPGADCQSDDDWLQFARQNGQTIYHASGTCRMGTDDGAVVDPALKVRGIDGLRVVDASIMPTIVSGNTQAAVFMIAEKGADLILQDAR comes from the coding sequence ATGACTGACACCTATGATTACATCATCGTCGGTGGTGGCAATGCGGGCTGCGTTCTGGCCAACCGTTTGACCGTTTCCGGCAAACATACCGTCGCGCTGATCGAGGCGGGAGAGGAAGGGCAGAGCCATTGGGTCGATGTTCCGGCGGGATTTTCCAAATTGCTTACCAATCCGCGCCACAACTGGCGTCTTGTCAGTGAGCCAGAGAAAAATACGATGAATCGCCAAATCGCCATCCCGAAAGGCAGAGGGCTGGGCGGGTCGACCCTGATCAACGGGATGATCTATGTGCGCGGACAGCCCCAGGATTTTGACGGCTGGGCGCAGCGCGGTTGTCGGGGCTGGTCATTTGACGATGTGCTCCCCTATTTCAAGAAAATCGAGGATTACGACGCGGCGGATGGCCCTTTGCGCGCGCGTGGCGGCCCACTGCCGCTGACCACCGTGAAAGAGCGCCCCGAGATCGGGCAGGCATTTATTGACGCGGCCAAGGCGGCTGGACACCCGGAGAATGACGACTACAACGGAGAGTCTCAGGACGGCTTTGGCTACTATCAGGTTAACCAACACAGTGGCCGCCGCGTCAGTGCCGCTGCTGCCTATCTGGATCCGGTGCGCAAACGCGGCAATCTGGCGATCATCACTGGCGCGCAGGTGTCGCGTATCCTTCTGGAGGGCCGCCGTGCCGCTGGGATCGAACTGCGACAGCATGGCCAGACCCGCCAACTGCACGCGAGGGCCGAAGTGATACTGGCCGCTGGCGCATTCCACTCGCCACAATTACTCGAGCTTTCGGGTATAGGCGACGGCGGTGTGCTTCGCGCGGCGGGTATAGAAGTGGCACATGAGGCCGTCGGTGTCGGCGCAAACTATATCGACCATTACTGCACCCGCATGAATTGGCGGGTGACGCAACCTGTCACGCTGAACGAACTGACGCGCGGTCTGTCGCTGGTGAAATCAGTCCTGCAATATGCGCTGACCCACAAAGGCATCCTGACCTATGGCACTGGCCTCGTGCATGGATTCATGCGCACGCGCCCGGATATCGCGGGACCTGACGTCCAGTTGTTCTTTATGCACGCCAGTTACGCCAACGCTGCGGAGCGCAAGTTAGACAAGCTGCCCGGCATGACAATCGGGGTTACGCAGCTGCGCCCCGAGTCCCGCGGCACGATCCATATCTCCAAACCGGACGTGGCGACAGCGCCGACAATACGCCCCAACTTTCTAAGCGCCGCAGAGGATCGCCGGGCAATGGTCGAGGGCATGAAGATGACGCGCGAGGTCGTTGCGCAAGCGCCGATGAACCGATTTCGCGGGGCCGAACTCAGCCCCGGCGCGGACTGCCAGAGCGACGACGACTGGCTGCAATTCGCCCGCCAGAACGGACAAACGATATACCACGCCAGCGGCACCTGCCGGATGGGCACGGACGATGGCGCTGTTGTCGATCCCGCGCTGAAGGTGCGCGGAATAGACGGGCTGCGCGTGGTCGACGCGTCGATCATGCCAACGATCGTATCGGGCAACACGCAGGCCGCTGTTTTCATGATCGCGGAAAAGGGCGCGGATCTGATCTTGCAGGACGCACGGTAA
- a CDS encoding alpha-ketoacid dehydrogenase subunit alpha/beta: MPEFHDLTPKSFWRNVTVTDNDRNAIDPETGSTILAQLHLIRAFEEKVLDLAGQLLVHGPAHSAVGQEGGAVGSAMALKDGDQVNGSHRAHHQFLAKSLRHVAPDGISATDDFSGDIRDLSKRTMAEIMGLAQGFCRGRGGSMHLRWEEAGNLGTNAIVGGGVPMAAGAAWAHRNAGTDRVVYSYFGDGAANIGSVLETMNIAAAWKLPICFFIENNGYAVSTTVEESTAEPRLSSRGLAFGIPAFKVDGMDPVAVFHASLAANEIMRAGDGPIVIEADVYRFFHQNGPLPGSAFGYRDKAEEAEWRARDPLDAMARNLMERQILGEGDIASLRERSVALMEEVASELTEMAEGARRIIPALWPKEDFRDAGLRGDLSEFDGARTTEEAVFDGALGEARFVDTVANVMHRRMDRDKRIVVLGEDVHRLKGGTNGATRGLSDAFPDRVLGTPISENAFTGLAAGMAADGRVRPVIEFMYPDFMWVAADQVFNQIGKFRHMFGGDADMPLVLRTKVAIGTGYGSQHSMDPAGIFATAPGWRIVAPSTPFDYVGLMNSALLCRDPVLVLEHVELYQSKGTAPVDDMDYFIPFGKARMVRRGEKLTVLTYLAMVEKTRAVVDDLGIDAEIIDLRSLDRAGLDWDMIETSIRKTNNVLIVEQGAQGTSYGGWLADELQRRVFDWLDQPIARVTGAEASPSISKVLEAAASAGVREIEEGLRRVMADQGRPLPLDD; the protein is encoded by the coding sequence ATGCCCGAATTTCACGATCTGACGCCCAAGTCGTTCTGGCGCAACGTCACCGTCACCGACAACGACCGCAATGCGATCGACCCTGAAACCGGTAGCACCATACTTGCGCAGTTGCACCTGATCCGCGCGTTCGAGGAAAAGGTGCTGGATCTGGCCGGCCAGCTTCTGGTGCATGGTCCCGCGCATTCTGCCGTGGGTCAGGAAGGCGGTGCTGTAGGTTCCGCTATGGCACTCAAGGACGGTGATCAGGTAAACGGATCACATCGCGCGCATCACCAGTTTCTGGCGAAATCCCTGCGCCATGTTGCGCCGGACGGGATTTCTGCGACTGATGATTTTTCCGGTGATATCCGCGATCTGTCCAAGCGCACGATGGCCGAGATCATGGGCCTCGCCCAAGGGTTTTGTCGCGGGCGCGGCGGGTCGATGCACTTGCGCTGGGAAGAGGCCGGCAACCTTGGCACCAACGCGATTGTGGGCGGCGGCGTGCCTATGGCCGCAGGCGCGGCATGGGCGCATCGCAATGCCGGGACGGACCGTGTCGTTTATAGCTATTTCGGCGATGGGGCGGCCAATATCGGCTCGGTCCTCGAAACGATGAACATCGCCGCCGCGTGGAAACTGCCGATCTGTTTTTTCATCGAGAACAACGGCTATGCCGTGTCCACCACGGTGGAGGAATCCACAGCCGAGCCGCGGCTGTCGTCGCGCGGGCTGGCCTTTGGAATACCGGCGTTCAAGGTCGACGGGATGGATCCGGTCGCCGTCTTTCACGCATCACTGGCCGCGAACGAGATCATGCGCGCGGGTGACGGCCCGATCGTGATTGAAGCGGATGTCTATCGGTTTTTCCATCAGAACGGCCCGCTGCCGGGTAGCGCCTTTGGGTACCGCGACAAGGCCGAAGAGGCTGAATGGCGCGCGCGCGATCCGTTAGATGCGATGGCCCGCAACCTGATGGAACGGCAGATTTTGGGTGAGGGCGATATCGCCTCTTTACGTGAACGCTCGGTCGCGCTGATGGAAGAGGTGGCAAGCGAGCTGACCGAAATGGCGGAGGGCGCACGCCGCATCATTCCGGCGCTCTGGCCCAAGGAGGACTTCCGCGACGCCGGCCTGCGAGGTGATCTGTCAGAGTTTGACGGCGCGCGCACAACCGAAGAGGCGGTGTTCGATGGCGCTCTGGGCGAGGCGCGCTTTGTCGACACTGTTGCGAACGTCATGCACCGCCGCATGGACAGGGACAAACGCATCGTCGTGTTGGGTGAGGACGTTCACCGCCTCAAAGGAGGCACGAACGGCGCGACGCGTGGCTTGTCGGACGCTTTTCCGGATCGCGTTCTGGGGACGCCGATCAGCGAAAACGCCTTTACCGGCCTTGCGGCGGGAATGGCGGCGGACGGGCGCGTGCGCCCGGTGATCGAATTCATGTATCCCGATTTCATGTGGGTTGCCGCTGATCAGGTATTCAACCAGATTGGCAAGTTCCGCCATATGTTCGGCGGCGATGCCGATATGCCGCTGGTCTTGCGTACCAAAGTCGCGATCGGAACCGGCTATGGCTCGCAGCATTCAATGGACCCGGCGGGCATTTTCGCCACCGCGCCCGGCTGGCGCATCGTCGCGCCATCGACGCCGTTTGATTATGTCGGCCTGATGAACTCTGCGTTGCTCTGCCGTGACCCGGTTCTGGTGTTGGAACATGTCGAACTTTATCAATCCAAAGGCACTGCGCCGGTCGATGACATGGATTATTTCATTCCGTTCGGCAAAGCGCGAATGGTGCGGCGGGGTGAAAAGCTGACGGTTCTGACCTATCTGGCGATGGTTGAAAAAACCCGCGCTGTGGTTGACGATCTGGGCATCGATGCCGAGATCATCGATCTGCGCAGCCTTGATCGCGCCGGTCTGGATTGGGACATGATCGAGACGTCCATTCGCAAGACGAATAACGTATTGATCGTCGAACAGGGGGCGCAGGGCACCTCCTATGGCGGGTGGCTGGCGGACGAGTTGCAGCGTCGTGTGTTCGACTGGCTGGATCAGCCCATCGCCCGCGTCACCGGGGCCGAGGCATCGCCGAGCATCTCGAAGGTGCTGGAGGCGGCTGCCAGTGCCGGCGTGCGCGAAATCGAAGAAGGATTGCGTCGCGTCATGGCCGATCAGGGTCGACCGTTGCCGCTTGATGATTGA
- a CDS encoding aldehyde dehydrogenase family protein — translation MTQNMNYIGGQWVEASETNSNINPSDTSDCVGRYAHGDAQNMADAIDAAFVAKDKWRWSSIQSRADALDKVGTEILARKDELGELLAREEGKVRSEATGEVVRAGQVFKFFAGEALRLAGERIASVRENIDVEILREPTGVVGVITPWNFPIAIPAWKIAAALAYGNTVVFKPADLVPASAWALSEMLSRAGLPDGVFNLVMGRGSVVGDTLLNSPFVHGVTFTGSVSTGSHVISTCASRGAKVQAEMGGKNPLVVLDDADLDVAVSAALNGAFYGTGQRCTASSRLIVTKGIHDEFVAALTKALKETKVGHALDDTSKIGPVVSKSQLQQNLDYVEIGKSEGAELAFGGDLLHRETPGFYMQPALFCETENTMRINQEEIFGPVASVIRADDYDEAVAIANDVSFGLSSGICTTSLRCASDFKHRSAAGLVMVNLPTAGIDYHVPFGGRKASSYGAREQGSYAREFYTTVKTAYVNY, via the coding sequence ATGACACAAAACATGAACTACATCGGCGGCCAATGGGTCGAAGCGTCCGAGACAAATTCCAACATTAATCCATCCGATACGTCGGATTGTGTCGGTCGTTACGCTCACGGTGATGCGCAGAACATGGCCGATGCCATAGACGCGGCCTTTGTCGCCAAAGACAAATGGCGCTGGTCCAGTATCCAGAGTCGTGCTGACGCGCTGGACAAGGTCGGGACCGAAATTCTGGCGCGCAAGGACGAACTGGGTGAGCTTCTGGCCCGCGAAGAGGGCAAAGTGCGCAGCGAGGCCACCGGCGAAGTCGTCCGCGCTGGCCAAGTTTTTAAATTCTTCGCCGGAGAGGCTTTGCGCCTTGCCGGGGAGCGGATTGCGTCGGTCCGCGAGAACATAGATGTGGAAATACTGCGCGAACCAACCGGTGTGGTCGGGGTGATCACGCCATGGAATTTTCCGATCGCGATCCCGGCTTGGAAAATCGCCGCGGCGCTGGCCTATGGCAATACGGTCGTGTTCAAACCGGCCGATCTGGTGCCTGCCTCGGCTTGGGCACTAAGCGAAATGCTCAGCCGTGCAGGTCTGCCCGATGGTGTTTTCAATCTGGTGATGGGACGCGGTTCCGTTGTCGGTGACACGCTCTTGAATTCACCGTTCGTCCACGGTGTTACGTTCACCGGCTCTGTTTCCACGGGCAGCCATGTGATCTCTACCTGCGCCAGTCGAGGCGCCAAGGTGCAGGCGGAAATGGGGGGCAAAAACCCTCTGGTCGTTCTCGACGATGCTGATCTCGATGTGGCTGTGTCGGCGGCCCTCAACGGCGCGTTCTATGGCACCGGACAGCGCTGTACGGCCTCCAGCCGCCTGATCGTCACCAAGGGGATTCACGATGAATTTGTCGCGGCACTGACCAAAGCGCTGAAGGAAACGAAAGTCGGTCACGCACTGGATGACACGAGCAAGATCGGGCCAGTGGTGTCGAAATCACAATTGCAGCAGAATCTCGACTATGTCGAAATCGGCAAATCGGAAGGCGCGGAACTGGCTTTTGGCGGCGATCTTCTGCACCGCGAAACGCCAGGCTTTTACATGCAGCCGGCATTGTTCTGCGAAACCGAAAACACCATGCGGATTAATCAGGAAGAGATATTCGGTCCTGTCGCATCGGTCATTCGCGCTGACGATTATGACGAAGCGGTGGCCATAGCGAACGACGTCTCGTTCGGCCTGTCATCGGGGATCTGCACGACATCACTGCGCTGTGCATCGGACTTCAAACACCGCTCTGCAGCGGGCCTCGTCATGGTCAACCTGCCGACGGCAGGTATCGATTACCATGTGCCATTCGGAGGGCGCAAGGCGTCATCATATGGCGCGCGCGAGCAGGGGAGCTACGCGCGCGAATTCTACACCACCGTGAAAACTGCCTACGTCAACTACTGA